Below is a window of Xiphophorus maculatus strain JP 163 A chromosome 19, X_maculatus-5.0-male, whole genome shotgun sequence DNA.
ccgtaggcggagggaggctaccctttCGTTCACCGtagtaaaccccaacgtacaggcgccgagatggggagcaacaagtatgcccactcctgcccgacgtctctcaccttgggcaactccagagtggaagtatgtccagcccctctcaaggagactggttccagaaccagagccgtgcgtcgaggtgagaccgactatttctagccggaacctctcgacctcacacactagctccggctccttccccaccagagaggtgacattccacatCCCAagagcttctgcaaccgaggatcggatcgccagggtcccctccctctgccgccacccatcacacactgcacccgacccctttgccCCTCTCGCAGGTGGTGgacccatgggaggggggacccatgtttcctcttcgggctgagcccggccgggctccatgggttaaAGCCCAGCCACCAGACgttcgccatcgtgccccctctccaggcctggctccagagtggggccccggtgacccgcgtccgggcgagggaacacgaAGTCCAATGTTCTTAtccatcattggggtcttcgggctgtgCTTTGTccggtccctcacctaggacctgtctgccttgggtgaccctaccaggggcatgaagccccagacagcatagctcctaggatcattggggccctcaaacccctccaccacgataaggtggcagcacAAGGAGAGTCTAAGCAATTTTATTCAAAGCTAAATGTGACTTAGAAAAGCAGGACACATCACGAATAAACTCAACATGAATTATTCTggcaacaaaaagcaaacattacTGGGGTGGACGTATACATTTGAGCctgtatgaaaatatttagttagaaaacTCAAACTTCAGCAGCCATTATGCCACTGATGACTTTAACTGTGCATTATGTCAAAATTTAGAAATTAGAGGGTTAATATTTATATCAAACTctctgttttattcatttattcaggaAAAGGTTCAGGAAAAGTTTCCCGTTTTCCCTCCAGCAGGATCTTTGAAACAACTTCCTGCTTTAgatgcaaaaacatttccatgtctgacaaaaacagaaataattccCTCGAGAAAAGCCAAACACTTTTCATTCATGTTTCATTTCCTGTCCACAACTCGTTGATGATTTTACGATTAATCTCCGTTTCTGCTGTTTGACACGTTACAGCAGGGCTGCAGAAAACCAGCGTTCCCAGCAGGACGGGACAACTGGGAATCACTTCCTGCAGCAACAATGTCCTAAAGGAAGGAACGGTAACactttgacgggttgtgaataagactgtcatgacactgtcataaacatgaggaagtcttcatgaatatttatgtcataaagtgtcattcggtaaatcatgacacttttaatacacagttgacattattcaaaatgtctttgttatgacaacctGACATTatccaagaaatcatgatctgacataaatttgttataaaagtattactgattactGATATTTATGGCTAGCGCTTTAGGTTAACGTAGCTAACTTTTAGTTAGCGGTACCATTCAGAGACCCAGAGAGTCGGACCTCGTTTGATCgatacacacaaaaacaaatcagtcccaggtttttatttaggggcatcaaACTGGTGATGTTGGTGTGTGAGCTGCAGCGGTCCTGTAGGGGGCGCCGGACTCTTACCTGGTGCAGGGCGCCAACGATCTTGCGTGCCTCCTGGAACACGGCCTCGGGGCTCCAGTGCTGGTTGATGAGCTTCAGGGTCTCTGCGAGGCGGTTGTGTTCCCGGAGCCACAGCGTATGCAGCGCGATCAGAGGCAGGCCCTCGTTGACCCGGCCGTCTCCGGCCCGGAAACACTCCACTCCCTGGCCGCACGTCGACGGCGTCGCCGCTACGAAGGGCAGGTAAGGTCTGCCCTGCCGGTCCCGGAAGCGGCCGTTTACGGCCAGCTTCCCGCTGCGGCTGGAGAGGTCGCGGAGGTCGCGCTGCAGCTGCGGCGTGTGGCCGTACACCAGAGAGGCGTCGATGAAGGACGAGACAGCGTTCAGCTGCTGCCGCTGCAGAGCCCGCAGGATGCCGGAGCCGGTCCTGGAGCTGCAGGCCGGCGTGGAGCGATGGAACGGCATGCAAAGGGAGTCCTGAGTCTGAGAGGCAGGCACACGCCACAATGTAATCAGATTACATATCGTACTCACTGATCTAAGAACGGATTTCAGTTCTTGGTGTTTTGAGCAGAATCACCTGGATGGGGAAGCAGGGATGCAGGTTTCCACACGACGTGCGGCAGTCCCGCTGCGCCCAGGAAGCGGCTCCGCTGAGGCTCTGCGGCGTCAGGGTCACATCGTGGTCGATGTACTGACCCCAGTCCGCCAGCAGCTGGGAGTACGCAGCGTCTGAGCCCTTACAGGAAGTCCTCACCACTTCCCTGCTGACACGCCGCggctgcacacacacagccaatcagcactCAGACTGTCatcacagccaatcagaaagttgATTGGCTCTCTGATTGGCCAATCAGGTGAGAACACCTGGAGGTTAAAACCAGATCATTTAAAgctgtaacttttataaaaatgttcttacaCGTTTGTTGAAATCGTCATCATGTCATgcaaactagaaacaaccaatcagaggaaggaggagggtcttagtgctgtcaatcatccccTCTTGCTCTCTACTGTACTGCAGCTAGCACAGCCTGTTGTggatgctaaagctagttagcattaCCActgatgacagcagataaacggttttcctgtgaGTTATTTCTTAGCTATTAGCACCtttagcagcaagtacatgatgatgattgacagcgctaggCCCTGCCTcccagctctgattggttgtttttgctcAGGGAGAAGATctatattttcacagattatctgtctcacgACAAGGTgagtaaaacagtttttaataaaagctttaaGTGAAGCTGTGGAGAAACACTCCGTCTCCTCATTTCTCCTCCTGATTCGATAGAAAGTGGATCAGAGCGGCTCAGATCCACTAACCAGACTGCAGCTGGTAGTTATTTACTAAGTTTCTCCTGAAACTGACGGCGGTCTGGACTGAGGAACAGAACCGCTCCCCACGTTCATCTGAGCGGCTCGTATTCATTTCAGCCAATCACTTCCTGCCCGCCGGTCTGCCTCATAGTCCAGCCGGTTTCCGAGGACCTTATCAACCGGAAGCAGGCTGCGGAGCGAACCGGACCGCTGCTCCGGCCCGGCTCTACCTTCACTCAGATTACCGGGGGAAGCTGGGATCCGTGATGGAGCCGCTGGGGGTCCCAGCCTCTGGGTTCCTCCTCTCCGTCCTCATATTCAGCTGGAAGCCATCGGACCAAAGCCGTGTTGGCGGCGCCCCAGTCAGGATTCTGTCTGACAGAAGGAAGAAACCGGCTGCTCCGCTTTAACCCGACAGACTCAGCAGGAAATATTTCAATCTAAATGACATTTAACCCGATTCAGTAAAACCGTTAGAGCAGCTAATCACCGTAAACCATCAGCTACAgaacattagcatgctaacgctTTCATATTTCCCATTAGCCACTTTGATTTAAAGGATGGTGatcatttttcaagatggctgccataTTTGAGCCTTTTAAACTAGTTATTGTCATAAAATGTTGTCCATTTTCATGACTTCATGAACTTTATGtcacaaatattttctgctttggtcATTGTGttcataaaactttaataaaatgcagcagaatCAGAAACTGATGTTATGTTAGCGAGTCTCACACCTGGAAGGACAAGATGAGGGATGGTCGGCTTaatggttagcattagctgctgcTAATGTTTCATGGGCTTAGCAGTTTGGGGTTAGCGCCTGTtaactttttatgtgtttagcaGGCTAACGCTAATGTtcacaattttttaaagttatgctAATTGCTTTATGTTTTAGCAATTTAGCGTTAACtcctaataattttttttaggtgtttAGTGTTCCTTTCCAATCACTAACAAAAATGACCTCTGGTTGTTTTTTAGCGGTTAGCATCAAACGCTGGATCTCACTGGTCAAACCCTTTAGCCTGTCTGTCCTAAAATCTGAAGCTGGGAATTTATTTCAGCTGAACAGCTGAAAGCTTCACTTTTACCAAGTTTTACTCCACATTCAGTTATTTCTCTTTGCCGTAATAATAAAGTCTCCTGACCTGAAGCATGACCCTGCGCCGCGGCGGTTTTGCTACCTGTTGTTGCAGACTCCTGATATGCTGCGATATTTGTCATGATGACTTCCTTCACAGACGGCTGGATCCGTTTCAGTCGGACACTGAGACAACTCTGCAAGCAGCTCCAGGTTTTCCCGTGACAAAAGCTCTGACACAAGCAAAAAAATGAAGTCACTGCAGCTCAGCGCCGCCGCAAACGAGCGTTAAAATGTCAGGCTTTATGGTTTCTACATGATTTTGGTAGCACAGctagaaatgaaagaaaaagattagAACTATGGCCGTACCTGATGCTGTGAAGTTCCTGTTATATTtctgctttgctgcatttttcagGATCTGCAGGGCGGCGTGGAAAATCTCCCCAGACCTGGAAATCTCCTGATTCTGAGGATGGAAGTGAAACCTGAAGCCATGGCTGCAGAGAGGAGTTGGAGGGTAAAGCAGTTTCATTTTCAGACTGTTTGGGCCGGTGCTCGTCTGGGCCGGGTACCGCTGGCTGGAGGCGCCGTCAGCATCCTGAGGAGACGAGACCAGAAAGTCTCTGAAGGACgaggctgaaaatgaaaaacacagaacttcAGAGCTCAGAGCACAGcctacatattttaaattaaaatgatttactttcttgatcttgtgtttcatttttccaAATGGCTGCCGTGGTTGTAACGgagaataaatgtttgaacTAAAATCAGCAGCAGCTATTGCCAGTGGTGGGCAATGCTAACCAAATGGTTAGCTTCAATAACTAGCTGAGCCAGAATCTCagctctgctaatgctaaaccaacaaaaaaattagctgaagctaatgctaaacgaCTAAACACCGAGTAAATAGTGGAAGCTATGCTGATCTagtatacaaataaaaaattaaatatgaccAAAAACCAGAATATTATGCTGTTAAATCTGgattattttcttcacttttttcattttagaattTTAATTTGTCTGCTAATTAAATTCTGCAGGAAATtagatgaaatatttaatatttgaaacTTAACAAggataaactttttaaattgagaCTCAAAGCTTTTAATacagatataaataaaaagatgagtCTCAAACATGAAcgttttctttctcttgctgtattaaacaaaattcaTAAGAAATATTTACTCACAGCTGAACGTGGAAGGAGTCGGTGGGACGTCGCAGACCAACATCACCAGAAGAGCcagatggaaacatttcttggtcttcatggcTCCTCTGCGTCCGGCAGCAGACGGGTCTTTATGCGAGACCTGAGGCAGGAAGCAAAACAtgcagcaggtcaaaggtcacagcaCCTGACTCCAGAGGGGCTCTTCATCTCACATCACTGAGCCGACTGTTGTTTTTACCTCTGCATGTTTCTGAGGAGACATCTTGATGGGCCGTTACCGTGACAACGCTGCAGGCCAGTCGCAGCACTCTGGATTTCTCCAATTTTCTTTCTCTGGCTGCTTCCAGGTGATAAGATGccgtccagaaccagcagaaccagcagagctGATGAGGTTAGAATACAGcagaaatctgcttttattctcccacattctgcagaaattctgctgcaacagcagcaaaaaaaacaaaacaaaaagacagaataaagactgaaaaacaTGGCAGCGCATTGATTCAACACAAATGGTGTGCAGTTATTGGCAGCTTCTCTGGTCCAGAGGATTGtggtaaaataaatcaaaaacatgtATCTGAGCATTAAAAGGGCAGATTGTTAGTATAAGTATGAAACTGGAACAGCAGAGATTATATTCAGAATTAAAACCTGTTCAACACCTGCAGGGATGTGAATACTTATCAAGTTCGCCTGGAGCGGGACGGTTTAGAGTCCAACAGGTCAGGCagactgacaaaaacaaactaaatcctaaaaactaaattaatgaaCATTAATCCGACTGTGTGCTAAAAGCTAGAGGCTAGCAGCTTTTAGCACAACAGTCTTTAGATGAGAAAAATAACCTCCAACGGCCCAGAGGAGCAGCTTCTGCTAGCGGCTGTCATCTGTGCGTCAGATTAACTGTCATTCCGGAAACACACGAATACAGAGGTTCCGGTCGGAAGGTTTGCATGGGGAACAATGTGATTAAAATTGTCTTAATTGATTCATCAAAATGAATGTGTTAAAGACCCGAACATTACTGAACCACATCAGCAGAGGGAGAACCGGGGAGCAGCCTGGGACATTAATTCAGGTGTTTCAGGAAATATCAGAGACAGCAGAGTTCATGTGATGCGTTCATGAACGTAGGaacatcagctgctgctgcattcaGGCTGAAAGATCTCAGTGAAATGCGGCGACTCGGCGTATCCATCACAGCAGAGTTACTTATCCGAACTACAGCAGAACTACAGCGTAGTTACAGCGGGTCGGCCCTGTGACGGCTGGCTGGGTCTGGAGTGGACCGAACCGGTAACCATAGAAACTCCTCCGTTATCACTGAAATGCCGGCTGGCGGAGCAGAGTGCTAGCAGGTGATGCGGGACGTGACGCTGACGAAACCTCTTGATGTGATGACGTCATAAGAGCGTCAGACtgggttacctagcaacacatCAGGCCGGATGGCGGCGACAAGTTCAGCTTCAGAGCTTTAAATTAACTGCAAAGAATTACAGTTAGTTTACAGCATTTCTTTATAATATTCATAAATCAACATCCAGTCAGTGAAAGTTTCTGAAAGATGAAAAGCAGAACTGAACCtttctgattttaatgtttaagtgaaaataataattactgcAGCAGCCAGCGCCGGCCATCAGGAAGAGTCAACAGTAAAATATAGACTCCATAAAAATGGTGGCTATAGCAGAAAATACgatccataaaataaaaataggatgTTAATGTTTTCATGAGGCAAGTAATATGTATAACGTGACCAACATGTTCTCCAGATTATAAAAGCTGGTTACcatgaaaacatgaatatgatcattttaaagacatCATAATCCAGATTAATCtggtaaaacaacaaaatgctgATGGTTAAAATTATAGATCAACTCTGCAAACTCTCATGTTTATCagaattttaaaacacattttaacaaatttatttctgagAATAACTTAAATTATCATTCTCAGAATAAAATCcgaatatttatattaatagtAGTAATTAATACTATAATAAGTATTAATAACTACTATTAATAGTAAAATGtagtaaaatgtgtaaaaaggaGAAATAGCAGCAAAATAACAACAGATTTTTATAAAGATAATTCACAAGTAAAAAGGCAACAGAGCGAAACATTAACCAGttgaattaaagtttttaaagcaaaaaaaagttttaaaaaatggagcagttttataaatataataaaattaatgtcaGTAATAAGCAGATAAACATGAGCTACAGGCAGCTGGTCTATAAAGTtggttttctttattgaaacagcagaaaatatgtGATTCATTGGTGAAGCCTTGAATATTAATGAAGCAACGAAAACTGAACATTAACAGAGTgaaatttattataaaagtgTTTAATAATCTGCTGGATGGAACAACGTAGAAAAAGAGTCGATCAGATCAGACAGAAACATTCcagctaaaaacacaaacaggaagaaatgGAGACGGATTCCCGTTTTGTCTCCCAGCCAGACGAAGGACGAAATGCAGAACCATCAGAGAGTTCTAGTTGAGGCGGATCCAGCTGGTTCCGTCTGACCCAAATCAGTCCCAGGAGTTCAGcaacatgaaatatttcagaaaatatgaCCAAAATATGACCTTCTTAGCTGGAACTGATGTTTCCGGTCCAGAAAGTTCCCGTTTGATCCCGACGCGGAGCGTCAGCACGTTCCCGTCAGCGCTGCCTTTTGTTGCTTCCAATGAAATAAACTCTTTCAGCTGATAAAGTCTTTATGATGAATTAATctaaatgtttggaaaaacaattaaaatgtttgttttaaaatctaaagaacaaataaatcagCCACTTCCTGTTACAGCTTTTAGTTTACTGATATTAATCAAATCATTTATTATGACAATTATTACACTGTAATTACCGGGCAGTAATAACCTGCAGCTAGATGTTAATAATTCAtgtattattaaataataaatcagaatgATTAGTTTATGACATAATAATCACCAACATTAGACcagtttctatttaaaaagtctgaattttacTGATGAATCAGCATCAAATCAATATTAATGTTCTATTATTTGCTCCCTAGTTATGATTTTATTAAGATATTTCATGATATGACCCAataattagttttgtttctgaatCTTTATCCCTCGCTGCTGTAACAGGAAGTGTTCTCCGAcccaaactgaaaatattcacCATCATGTTCCGACCTGGATAAAAACTGTGAGCATTTATAGAAAAACATCCAGGAACAGGAACGTGTCTGGTGAGCTACAGGAACAGGAAGTCTAGCTGCTGATGTGCGTGGCGAGGCTCTGGCCGCACAGGAAGCCGGGCTCCAGGGACGCCACCTTGGCAGCGATGAAGGAGTGGATGCAGTGGAGGACCGCCGTCAGGTTGGCAAACTCCAGTTCCTGACAGGAGAAGAAGAATCACAACATAATCAGAACTCAAgactttatgttttaaatttaatgtagTCGccatttttcttcacaaaatggaggaaatttgactttatttccaTTTGAAACACCAGGCTACGATGACTCCTGGTGCTTTCTGCAGTGAAACAATAAAATCCTCTAAAACtctaaaaatcatttattttaatagttcaatcATCAAATATCTGTCAGTGCGCCCAGGggaaaccatcttagcactacagcagaaatttaaaaaatgtcttccttatttctggaggttcagccaatcagcatcaagGAAAACTAAagctgctcctggattggctgctctATTAGCCAATAGTGTGTCAGCTAGCAACGCTCAGTTATTTACTTTAGCATTTTAGATATTCTCTATGAAAGGCTccagaaataataaacatttctttgtaaatatgtttatatatagaTAACAGTTAAATAGTAAAACTTTTACTACTATAGTACATTTTGAGCGTTTTACTTCAACAAACcagtttaatgttaaaaaaagaaacaaaacattttagcatttcCAACTATTATCTTACAGATTAAAAAATTCATGAAAGTTAATAACTCATTTACTCTAaaatcagagagaaaacaggC
It encodes the following:
- the LOC102232241 gene encoding thyroid peroxidase-like → MSPQKHAEVSHKDPSAAGRRGAMKTKKCFHLALLVMLVCDVPPTPSTFSSSSFRDFLVSSPQDADGASSQRYPAQTSTGPNSLKMKLLYPPTPLCSHGFRFHFHPQNQEISRSGEIFHAALQILKNAAKQKYNRNFTASELLSRENLELLAELSQCPTETDPAVCEGSHHDKYRSISGVCNNRQNPDWGAANTALVRWLPAEYEDGEEEPRGWDPQRLHHGSQLPPPRRVSREVVRTSCKGSDAAYSQLLADWGQYIDHDVTLTPQSLSGAASWAQRDCRTSCGNLHPCFPIQTQDSLCMPFHRSTPACSSRTGSGILRALQRQQLNAVSSFIDASLVYGHTPQLQRDLRDLSSRSGKLAVNGRFRDRQGRPYLPFVAATPSTCGQGVECFRAGDGRVNEGLPLIALHTLWLREHNRLAETLKLINQHWSPEAVFQEARKIVGALHQIITMRDYIPKVIGVESFEQHIGPYGGYDPTVDGSASNVFATAAFRFGHGTIPPILSRLNESFQEDRRFPHLRLQQALFSPWRIVKEGGIEPTLRGMVATAAAVTAPDSLLVEEVTESLLVLDSQQNLDLAALNLQRGRDHGLPGYNDWRDFCGLKRIATLDDLAEVVRDRRVAEKILHLYQHPDNIDVWLGGLVENFLPGSRTGPLFACLIGKQMKLLRDGDRFWWEADGVFTRQQREQLWKTSLSRIICENSDIQEIPADPFRLARYPAGFLHCSAVPALSLEAWRDEPSLGLRLCGSPRPVDNGDFLFSSRSGKLTAQYACFHGFQLEGATEAVCEGGVWSADPPRCSASQPLMM